A region from the Triticum aestivum cultivar Chinese Spring chromosome 3D, IWGSC CS RefSeq v2.1, whole genome shotgun sequence genome encodes:
- the LOC123074286 gene encoding ervatamin-B has product MASSTPYLAVLLCLTSLLQASLTAGFELPESEVRSRFSKWMTKYSKRYSCHEEEEKRFGIFKTNTNSIGAFASQTTVNAVVGGFGPQTITTVRVGMNRFGDLNPSEVVEQFTGFNNTAFRTPKPSPLPYHSWKPCCVDWRSSGAVTGVKFQGSCLSCWAFAAVAAIEGMNKIRTGELVSLSEQQLVDCDTGSSGCSGGRSDTALGLAAARGGLTSEAKYPYSGIQGSCDVDKSLFDNQASVKGFKAVPPNDEHQLALAVAMQPVTVYIDASAWEFQFYTGGIYRGPCSSEATRVNHAVTIVGYCEGPGDNNKYWIAKNSWSNDWGDQGYIYLAKDVSWRTGTCGLATSPFYPTA; this is encoded by the exons ATGGCTTCTTCCACGCCATACCTTGCCGTGCTCTTGTGCCTCACGAGCCTCCTGCAGGCATCGCTGACGGCGGGTTTTGAGCTTCCGGAATCCGAGGTGAGAAGCAGGTTTTCCAAGTGGATGACCAAGTACTCGAAGCGCTACTCATGccatgaggaggaggagaagcggTTCGGAATCTTCAAGACGAACACCAACTCCATCGGCGCTTTCGCCAGCCAGACCACGGTGAACGCCGTCGTGGGTGGGTTCGGGCCGCAGACCATCACCACGGTCAGGGTGGGCATGAACAGGTTCGGCGACCTCAACCCCAGCGAGGTCGTCGAGCAGTTCACCGGGTTCAACAACACCGCCTTCCGCACCCCCAAGCCCTCGCCCCTCCCCTACCACTCCTGGAAGCCGTGCTGCGTCGACTGGCGCTCCAGCGGCGCCGTCACCGGCGTCAAGTTTCAGGGCTCTTGCT TGTCATGCTGGGCGTTCGCGGCCGTGGCGGCCATCGAAGGCATGAACAAGATCAGGACCGGCGAGCTGGTGTCGCTGTCGGAGCAGCAGCTCGTGGACTGTGATACCGGGAGCAGCGGCTGCAGCGGTGGGCGCTCCGACACGGCGCTCGGCCTCGCGGCAGCCCGCGGCGGCCTCACATCGGAGGCGAAGTACCCGTACAGCGGCATCCAGGGCAGCTGTGACGTGGACAAGTCGCTGTTCGACAACCAGGCGTCCGTCAAGGGCTTCAAGGCCGTGCCGCCCAACGACGAGCATCAGCTGGCCCTTGCCGTGGCGATGCAGCCCGTGACGGTGTACATCGACGCCAGCGCCTGGGAGTTTCAGTTCTACACCGGCGGCATCTACCGCGGCCCTTGCTCCTCCGAGGCGACGAGGGTGAACCATGCCGTCACCATCGTCGGCTACTGCGAAGGCCCCGGCGACAACAACAAGTACTGGATCGCCAAGAATTCGTGGAGCAACGACTGGGGTGACCAGGGCTACATCTACCTCGCCAAGGACGTGTCATGGCGGACGGGCACCTGCGGCCTCGCCACCTCGCCCTTCTACCCCACGGCTTGA